The window ggaaagggtgatgcagcaaagtagcgtaagtatttccttcagttttgagaatcaaggtatcaatccagtaggagacaacgcacaagtcactgaatacctacacaaacaatcaagaacttgcaaccaacatgataaaggggttgtcaatccctacacattcactcgcaaaagtgaaatctaatagagataataaagtaaatatttttggtatttttgatgtatagattggaaagtaaagattgcaaaatagtaaaagatattcaacaatatggaaaagagactttaATATACTGGAgaagagatccgggggccataggtttcactagtagcttctctcgagaaagcATGTATTACggttggtaaacaaattactatcgggcaattgatagaaaagcgcataattatgatgacatctaaggcaatgatcatgaacataggaatcacgtccgtgtcaagtagaccgactcctgcctgcatctactactattactccacacatcgaccactatctagcatgcacctagagtattaagttcataagaacggagtaacacattaagcaagatgacatgatgtagagggataaactcaagcaatatgatataaaccccatctttttatcctcgatggcaacaatacaatatgtgccttgttaccCCTACTGtctctgggaaaggacaccgcaagattgaacccaaagctaagcacttctcccatggcaagacatatcaatctagtaggccaaactaaaacgataattcaaagagacttgcaaagatatgaaatcatgcatataataattcagagaagaaccaaataatattcatagataatcttaatcataaatccacagttcatcagatcttggcaaacacaccgcaaaagaatattacatcgaatagatctccaagaacatcaaggagaactttgtattgagaatcaaagagagagaagaagccatctagctaataactatggacccaaagttctgtggtaaactactcacacttcatcggagaggcaattgtgttgatgtagaagccctccctgatcgattccccctccggcagatcgccgaaaaaggcccgaagaagggatctcacgtgtacagaaggttgcggtggtggaaaagtggtttcgtggctccccctgatggttttagccataagagtatatataggctaaagaactaggttggtggagctacgaggggcccatgagggtgggggacgcgtctaccctcctgggcgcgccctcctgcctcgtggacgcctcgttgcgtctctgacttcacctccaagtcttctggtttgcttttggtccaagaaagatcatcgcgaaggtttcattccgtttggactccgtttgatattcctcttctgcaaaactctaaaataggcaaaaaaacagaaactggcactgggccctcgattaataggttagccccaaaaatgatataaaagattttattaaatcccattaaacatccaaaacagataatataatatcatggaacaatcaaaaattatagatgcgttggaaacgtatcagcatCCCTGTGACCTAGTCACTTGTGTCTGGCCACGCTAACATGGATGTCGTCACACCGAGATggtcctaagaatatctctccatcgttggaggagcaaatcccaaacttgagctatctagtcccttctcatactttccaatgaacctgaaagttgttgttatgatcatcgtgttacagatgacgtttgagcaaccccaaagtctaTCGTCTGATATCAAGTTATTGTGATACTCTCATGGGCTAAGAAACTAAAGCATGCGTCAACTCTCCGTGTTATGTAAAAAGATTTATGACGATtacatctcaaagtataacaaatgaGTTGGGTAAATTCATTTCGGGATTAATGTTACACTTAACAAAATCCCAAGATCTAGAAAACATGATCACCATCCAACACTTGAGATAGTCCTAGTCGCCTACAGGCAAGACTAGGAATCAGGTTTTaccatttatcattccacacgtgcttaTAAGTTTTCCTCCGAATCACATATTCCAGAATCGTAGTAGTTATAATATAGAATATGAAAGCTTAATTATAAACATGGAAATAaacaatacaatattattgcctctagggcatatttccaacacgtattGCTTTGGGTCTAGTGTGATTAGGTTTAGTTGACAATGGTGATGTCCTGCGGAGGGGGTGGTATTGCGGCTTGTTTTATTCTCCAGTTCAATCTTCGTACGACGAATCACGAATAGATATGACTTTGTCGGGAAACTTATACCCCCCCCCCTCTTGTGTTTGGCTGGTATTGGGATTATCTTCTAGCTTCAATGGTGCCAGCTTCTCCAGGACAATGATCAATCCAGATCGTGGTCAGCGACATATTTCTAGTCCACATCAACGACTTTCAAGTTGCTGCCACTGCATGCTCTTGGGTTTCAACAAAGTTGCTTCGGCAAGACGGATGTCAAGGGGCGGCAATGTAGAAGGAAGACAATGGTTATTTCTTCAAGGACTTGTCTATAATTTCATATTCTTATAAGGAAGTTCTTGTAAATACATCACAATAATGGGCTATTTCCGAAGAAACCTTAAAATATATTTTTGGGTCATTAAATGCTTTCTTTTATAGAAAAAAATCATAATGGACAAGCGGTAATTACAGATACTAGCTGTAGATGCGGGCCCATGTGTGACATGTCAAATGGCACGCTGCTGCACCTATCGACATGCCACGACTTGGAACAAGTCAAAGGTTTATTTTGTTCGCCCTAGGACTGGGTGGCGGACATCGCCCTACATGTGTGATGCGTGACATGCCTGCAGCCCCGTAGCCGTCCGTCCGATCACTACTCTCCCAAGCATCTCCCCCTCACTTTCATCCTGCATTTCCTTCACTTTTCTTAAAAAATGTATCTGTTCCTGCTTCATTTTTTTTGCACCGCATCAGGTCTTTTGTTCTTCTTTTCTATATCAAGCAAATCGTTTCCATGAAATTACTCATGCACCTACATCTTCGCTGAACGCACATCCTACCTTCTGCATAAAGGTCCATAAGACCATTTAAAANNNNNNNNNNNNNNNNNNNNNNNNNNNNNNNNNNNNNNNNNNNNNNNNNNNNNNNNNNNNNNNNNNNNNNNNNNNNNNNNNNNNNNNNNNNNNNNNNNNNNNNNNNNNNNNNNNNNNNNNNNNNNNNNNNNNNNNNNNNNNNNNNNNNNNNNNNNNNNNNNNNNNNNNNNNNNNNNNNNNNNNNNNNNNNNNNNNNNNNNNNNNNNNNNNNNNNNNNNAAATATAGTGGTCCTCAAATTATTTAGTCCTTTGTTATTATTTTCCAAAGATACGTAAATGGTAGGTTTATTAATAGGCAAGTTTTGAAAACGAGGACctcttctttgttttcctttttgaatcatactccctccgttcctaaatataactaCGTtcgaatgtatatagacgtattttagagtatacgttcacttattttgctccgttggtagtctatattgaaatctattaaaaaacttatatttaggaacggagggagtacagttTTTTTTATCAAGTTTTGGTTACAGACCACGTAATCATACGGTTGATGTGTGAATTGTGATGAGTTGTTACCGTTGTAGCATACAGATCAGCACTGTTTTGTACAACTGTACAAGGCATGTTTTGAATGGCTGGTGACGTGTCGATTCTATTTTGGCGTCGATTTCCTCTAGTAATTGTATTTGTATCCCGCAATTTAAGACGATGATGTACCAGGGATACACACTTCGCAGAGATATTTAGCAATTATATAAAAGAAGTAATTTTCATCCAAATATTAAATGTGAAGATCTATATCGGCCGATTTGCAAGAATGAATTGCCGACGATGGATATCTGTTCTCACCGAATCAGTTATAGCTCATTTATTTCCTTCCTAATTTCGAGCCTCTACGCTTTAACTTACTTCCTTATTTTCCTATGTCCTTTCCTGAACCGCCTACAGCTAGCCAGCCAAAAAACGCCTCTATATCCCAGCAGCACATTAAAAGTACGTGCGCTGATTCCTGAAACGCATGCAGTGCATGAACGAACGTAAGCGATAAAAATGCAATTTCCCTTTGCCAAGTCTAGTCTAGAGAATAATTTGAGTTTGCATACACACCCCAGGATTCATGCAGGTTGAAGCAACTACTACTCAACGATGCACGCTGCTTTGGCGCTAGaacatatatatactactgtaaacGAGTATGCCCATGCAACTCGGCATCTATCTAGGTTTTCCCTGGGGTTTTGCAAGTCAACCAACCGGATCGATCGTTGGACACGAACAGAAGCCAGCAATTTGGGTGCATATACGTTGGTTGCAGATTTGTAAAGAAAGAAACACGGTGAATTCTTGGTTTCTACTCCAAATTTAGGAAGATTGAAATGGAAATCCATCCTGAAAAGGAGAGGAATTATTTGGGGTCAAATCTAATCTTCAGTTGCTCTTCTCACTCGACGCCAACCAAAGGCCATTAATACCCCCGCTCGCTGCCAACCTTGCGCGTCGTTTGCCACCCCACCGATCGATGACCCCACCCCTCACCTCTGACCCCTGGAACGCGCCGCCTTGGCTCTATATATACGGCGTGTGATGGCCATAGACGACCAACGCTTATAGCAGATGATACTCGGAAACGGCCACCACCAGCCTGCCGCTGCTCACGGGCTCGCCGCGGGTGCCTCCGCCGCTGCTATGCCTATGAGCAGTGGGCCTTTGTATGGCTCTGCGGTGCCGAGCCAGCAGGGAGACCACTCGGGCCTTGTCACGGCGCCGATTCCGTCACCAACGTTGGGTGTTGAGCTTGACGGTGTTCAGGAAATAAACACCAACAACAAGTGGAAGCGCGAGGAGCAGTCCTCGTCGGCGTTTGGCGCAGCGCAGGCGCAACAGCAGCAAATGGTCGTCGACCGCAGCCTGCGCAACGAAGTAAGTGTCCAGATCAAATCGCCACCATGCATGCACTACAGATCCATACTTTGCGTTTGATGATTATGTAGCTTTCGTTAACCGTAATGGATGATGCAGGCAGAAAGGTTTTGTAATACTTTGGAGGAGGAGATGCGCAGGCATGAGACGCTCATGCTCTCGACCGTGGAGGCCATGGTGGAGAAGCGGCTCTTGGCCAAGGACCAGGAGATCATGCACAACTGGGGCGTGAACTGTGAACTCGGGGAGCGCCTCAGGACCCTCTACATGGAGGCTGAGGCGTGGCGCATGGACGCGCAATCCAAGCAGACCGAGGCCAACGTGCTCCGCGCCGACCTAGAGCGGGCGCTTGCCCAGCAAGCAGTCCGTTACCATGGCAGTGGCAGCCGTGAAGGtgaaggtgaggacgacgccgagtCATGCTGCTGGGGGGACTACCACGAGGCATTCTGCAGGGGGAAGGAGGTGGAGACGCCGGTAGTGGAGCCTCCGGTGACAGGAGCCGGAATGTGCAAGGCGTGCGGTGAGAATGCGCCGGTGGTGGTGCTATTGCCGTGCCGGCACCTCTCTATCTGCGGGCCATGCGCGGAAGCAGCGTCGGGGTGCCCATCTTGCGGATGCGCCAAGCAGGGCAGCATCTACATCAACTTCTCGTGATGCAAGGGTGTAATAGTTCTTGGAACGCATGAACCTGCCGGTGCCAGGCATCAGATGACGCGCATCGTCGATGAGACGCCGAACATTCATGCATCATTATTTCCGTAGTTTTAGAGTCGACATTTTGTTTCATTCTGAACCTTTTTTCGAGTCGACTTTTGCAAGTTATGTTTTCTTCTACTTCGTTTGTACTCGAAGGGGATGCTACCGCGACCGTTCGATGATGTCGATATGAGCGGATGAGTACCCCCTCTTTTGTTCGGTTTAGATTTCTTCTTAAGCTATTGTACCATTCCTTCAACAAGAAGAAAAAAAGTTTATACAACATCCGAGCGTTTGCGGTGAGTTACGTGATCGCCGCATCAGAGCGGTGGGTGATGGTGGATATAGTGTATACGGTTGCGTGGAAATATTCGAGATGATAAAGATGGCACGTATGACTATGGTGGTACAGAAAAGTGATTGCACGAAggatagagggtgtgcggcgcctggcGGCGCATGGGAGGAGTGGGTGGGTGGCTATGGTTAGGTTTTAGCAAGGAACCAAAATGAACAGACCAGATTTAGATCCAACGGTCCACAAAGATTGGTTGGATTTATAGAAACAAATTGCTCGGCTGGCAAGGTTGGGTTTGTAAAAATTCATAAAATCGAATATATAGTAGGAAATGTTTTAATCGCATTCATGAGTGATGAAGAGAAGGTTCGCCACAAAGTGGCACATGTGAGGAAAGGCTAACCAGGGCTAGGGCTTAGATATCTAACAAAAGGGAGCAGATAGGAACTAATTTTAGATCAAACAAACCAAAAGACTAACTAAATTTTGCATAAACAAAACACTCAGATTCTACATTCAAACCATCAACAAGATACAAGGATATGCTTGAGTACCTGCCTCCTATGGGCATCCTTGCTCGCGAGTGCCTCTCACATGATCCGATCTGCATGCTCTAACGGTACCCATTGGCCAGGAAACTCAATACCGGGACGGCCTTAGGGCCTAGAAGGCCTAGCTGCGGCCTTGCCTTGGCTATCCATCAAGGGCCCAACTTCTAAGAAAGCATGATCTTGGCGTGCAAACCAATAGTTCCCCTAGCAATGTCGGCCAGGGGCCCTATAAAATCTTAGCTCTCGTCCCCTCTATAAAGCGATGCTAGGGGTAGGTCGAGGGCCTCTGTTCCATGATTCATACCTCGGTAGATTTTTTTCATCTTCAATCTATAACCGGCTCACACGAGGCGTTCTCACCATTAATCCaaaacaaagtaggagtagggtgttACCTCGGCCATGAGggatcgaacctgggtaaaaaccatgTGCAATCCCCTCTGGTACTTCCGGGTATGCTCTACACCCTACAGAGGACACTGGTTGTTTTATGCACCATCAGTTAGCACACCATCCAGCCACTGTGTTGACAGGAGACCGACTCTTGATCGAATCTACGATCATGCATGGCGACTTCATGCTAGGCCAGAGCTTTACTTTGGGCTCTCTCATGTTCATCACAAATGGGTGAGTACTGCTCCACCTCGACCCGCCGCCCACCCCCATCTGAACCTTCTTCTTCGGCACACTGGTGTTCGTCATCGGCTGCTTTCGCGACTTTGGACTCTATGTTCCACCGCTTCATCAAGCAGCAAGCATGTTGTCATGGGAAACCAcgtccacctatggggccatgagccccttttggttcagcggggggatgggcacgttgcacaaagagcggagaaacGTGGCACAACACGACAGAGATCGCAtgggaagttttacccaggttcgggccgtcgtgaggcataaaaccctactcctgctttggtggattgattgtGGAAAAGGTGATGATGAGTGCAACGCACTTGCCCAGAAGGGTTGCCTCGGGGCGGAAGTGGCTACGCTCGTTCGGATATGTGCGGGGTCCAAACTTGCTAACCTCgcgaaccctttctacggttgccatgggtctccttttatagattaaggggtcaccacagtggcaaatcagtctttacatactgattaggtagcaaatagtgctatcatacctaactctgcaggctgacagagcgcattaaatgcgatgTCGAGTGTCACATCACCTCGTGCCCGGCAGCCCTTGCCAGCTtgttttgccagcttcgcgcctgcttgcttgacacatctcaggacgggtgtcatatggaggtgttttctataggaagtggccgccatgtggcgaaaagcagccacttagtcaccttggggcttgacaccgcactgatccatGACTTGCATCGCTTGTGAGGTGGAGCGCTGGAGTTGCTTGCCTCCACAAGCCCTGGTAGGCCTACTGGGACGATCTGGAAGCTTGCTTCCGGGGCAAACCCAACCATGCCAGGCTCGcctacccggcaagggaggttctttccttagcgatatcttgcttctctggctcaaCTTAGTTTTCTTGATCTGCACTTGGATCCTTCAAAGAATTGATCCCTCTTGCTTGGTCTGATCTTGGTGTTGTAATCTTTGTCCTtgggcctgtgcacagtctgggcaacggacccagggttcgttgcaccgataggagcccccaggcctggcacGAACACGCTGCTGGGCGTGGTCAGGGTAGGCCCAAACCAATGCACAGGCAGGAGCACAAGAGCGGCTCTGccctttgagatcttctttgcttcttctttaacCGAGCTTGGGTCAGTTTCCGGTTCTCGTGTGCGCCGTGTAACGCCAATCTTGGTGGGGCCATCCTTGTAATGGCCCATGAATACTTTAACGCACGGGCGGGTAACTGCCAATTCTCTCTTCCCACCACGCTCTTCTCCTTAGCCATGTATGCTGCATGAACTGAGTGGGGTAGGTAATGGAGGCGCGTGGTGCAGAATAGCATCAATGCAGGGGCCCGGTCTTCTTGGAttggtggtggaggacggcggttaCCCGCCGGGGAATCAGCCCCCAGCCCCAGCTCGCCAATAAAAGGAGGAACGGGGGAGGAGCGGAGGCATTCATCCACATCCCTCTCTTCTTCCATCTTTTGCTTTCTCTTGGATATGCTGGAAGGGAGAGCCTGGGGCCAGGCCCCAGGCCCTACCTTACATCAGATGACACCAAGTGCTCGTGTTGACGCCTGGGAAGCAAGAGAAAAGAATGGTCGCGCCTTCATCAGGGGGAGATCCCTTCCTCACCTTCGTGCAGGCCTCAGGGTGGCGCTCGGGCAGCGCGGCGGTAGCACTGGAGGTGGCGACTCTGGTGTGTTTGTCATCGGGTCGCCTGTGGCCTCAATTCTAGTGAGGGGTGATGCAAACGACACCATGACGAGGACCATAATGGGCAGGGTCATGGTAGTCAATCGTGGCCTAATGCCCCTCTTCTTGTGGTGTCGGAGGGAGGTCAGAGAGGTGGTTCGCCATTGGAGAGGGTGGACTCCATCTCCCTGCGCACCACATGTCCGGCGCATGGGAGATACTCTGATCCCCATGCATGTTTCCTTAACGGGCGATGGCTCCATATCGTCGAGCCATTAGAGACGACCATGCTTTCTGTGGGATCACCCAGAGTGCATGGCATTCGCATCGGCATGTGTAGCGGGAGCTTGCGTCCGCATCGGGAGGTGTGGCGGGAGCTTCGGGCGACAATGGTGCGGAAGGTGGCGGCAACCCACGACGCGTCAAGAACGGGGGCGACCATTCCAAAGAGTCATGTTTGTCAATGACTCCGTCATCTCCGTCCGAGCTTCCGGCAGCGCCACCATGCCCaccctccagtttcttcctcctagcCTGGGAACGGCACCATCCTGATCCTGGGGAGGCATCGAATCCCAGCCAGGACTTCCCTCCACTTTCTTCACTGTTTCCTGTAGTTTCGAAGAAGGAGAGCAAACAGTGAAGGCATCACCGGCATTTTTatctttttcaatcttaaatctgtaggcacttgctaaattttagttcaaataatgtagCCTCTTGAATCCATGTTTGCGTCCTGTAAGGTCTGTACTTGTTTGATctacatattaatgaaaaagatgaaccttgccggcgctcgtgcatgtatatgtccatgcagaggtgggatgcaTCTATATTTTTAAGTAAACGAGTTCCCACGGCAGGCTATCCTGCCCGCACCCTCTGTTTTGTTGCCATGGAGTAGTCCTACCGGACACAAACCATAAAGAGGGACCAACCCCATGTCGTTCCTTATCCATCAAAGGCCACTGTGACCACCCTGACCGAAGAATCGTTCGAGTCAAAGGGTGGGGGCACCTAAGTTTCAAAGGGTAGCAgggttttcttatgcacaagtttTCCCTTACAGATCACATATGGATAAGAGGAAGAACCTATCTGTTTGGATTGCCAGAGATCATAGTGCTAGCTTGTCTTCTCATTTCTTCTTGGAGACCGAGTCCACGGCAGGAGCCTACAGTttatgcagatgaaaatgatgtcagatgcgatcttatctacatgaacacACGATGCTCAttatatgcttatgcatgcatgcaacttgtcgggGACCCCCAACGCTTCacttatttctctgttgctcagggtctgcgcttggctttgtacaaggggttacatgcaattgAAGCTAGGCCTGTACAAAATGATGGCTGCTAGGTAGGGCCAccagccgcgccttacgggtagaccttgtggagatgctcaatattccatgagttttgcaattgaataccatcttcggtctccagacgaactacgctaggtctggtgactcgtactacatgGCAATGGCCTTTCCACTTCAGCaagaacttgtttgtacccttggcagactaaacacgcctaaggacaaggtcgccttcctcaaaacaccgggcatgaaccctgaggCTGTGATAGCGATGCAGGTCTTGCTTGTAGCATGCAGCGCGCATAGCAGCACGGAGACGGTTCTCCTTGAGAAGCAGAGTGTCGTCATGCCGGTGATGTTCCTGCGCTACTTCACCGTAGGCAAGTAATCGATGTTACCCATAAATGAGTTCCAAGATAACTGCTTcttccccatagactagggagaagggagtctgcctagaagctcgatttggtgtcattctaagggaccaaagaaccaccgatagCTCATCGATCCATGGCCTGCCGCACTTCAGCAGCATATCAAATATTCTTGTCTTGAGGCCCCAcaacacttcagcgttcgccctcttagcttgtccattgcttctagGATGTGCAACACAGAAAAATGATATCTTGCTTCTGAGGGcacgaacatattgcatgaagccgcagctcgtgaattgggtgccgttgttagtgatgacCCGTGCCGAGACCCCGAAGCGGCACACCAAATCGTTCAAGAATTTGCTAGCTGACTGAGTAGTCGCCTTTCTCACGACAGCTACTTCCggtcactttgtaaacttgtcgattgcaacgaacaagaatccaaagcccccgacagctcgcggaaaagggccaaggatatcaaaccctgatacgtccattttacatcatgcttttatattaatatttattgcattatgggctgttattacacattatatctcaatacttatggctattctctcttattttacaaggtttaccatgaagagggggaatgccggcagctggaattctggctggaaaaggagccaacattggaaacctattctgcactgctccaaaaatcctgaaactccatgaaacctaTTATTGGAATTaagaagaattattgagcggaagaaatacatcagggggcccacaccctgtccaggagggtgggggcgcgcccatccctactgggcgcgccccttgtctcatggcccccctggtggcccccggtgtccatcttctgctatatgagggcttttaccctggaaaaaatcgtgggcaagcttacgagacgaaactccgccgccacgaggcggaaccttggcggaaccaatctagggctcctgcggagctgttctgccggggacatttccctccgggagggggaaatcatcaccaacatcatcacctacgatcctctcatcgggagggggtcaatctccatcaacatcttcaccagcaccacctcctctcaaaaccctagttca is drawn from Triticum dicoccoides isolate Atlit2015 ecotype Zavitan chromosome 6B, WEW_v2.0, whole genome shotgun sequence and contains these coding sequences:
- the LOC119320970 gene encoding BOI-related E3 ubiquitin-protein ligase 1-like, with amino-acid sequence MILGNGHHQPAAAHGLAAGASAAAMPMSSGPLYGSAVPSQQGDHSGLVTAPIPSPTLGVELDGVQEINTNNKWKREEQSSSAFGAAQAQQQQMVVDRSLRNEAERFCNTLEEEMRRHETLMLSTVEAMVEKRLLAKDQEIMHNWGVNCELGERLRTLYMEAEAWRMDAQSKQTEANVLRADLERALAQQAVRYHGSGSREGEGEDDAESCCWGDYHEAFCRGKEVETPVVEPPVTGAGMCKACGENAPVVVLLPCRHLSICGPCAEAASGCPSCGCAKQGSIYINFS